One Fusobacterium russii ATCC 25533 genomic region harbors:
- a CDS encoding FprA family A-type flavoprotein, with translation MHNVRKIVDDLYWIGVNDRRLALFENIHPIPEGVSYNSYMLLDEKTVVFDTVDWSVTRQYIENIEYLLNGRELDYLVVNHMEPDHCGSIEELAFRYPNMKIISSEKGFMFMRQFGYKSISGHKLIEVKEGDTYSFGKHKVMFIEAPMVHWPEVLVTFDTTNGVLFSADAFGSFKTLDGRLFNDEVNWDRDWLDEGRRYLTNIVGKYGPHIQVLLKKAATILDKIKVICPLHGVVWRNDFEYIIDKYDKWSKYEPEEKGILIAYASMYGNTENAVEILAAKLAEKGVTNVKMFDVSNTHVSYLISNVFKYSHLVVAAPTYNLGIYPVMHNFIMDMKALNLQNRTVAIVENGSWARKSGDLLQEFFETELKNMNVLNEKVGITSAMNNVNNDEMDALVDALVESLKK, from the coding sequence GGAGTAAATGATCGTCGTCTTGCACTTTTTGAAAATATACATCCTATTCCTGAGGGAGTATCTTATAATTCATATATGTTATTGGATGAAAAAACTGTTGTTTTTGACACAGTCGATTGGTCGGTGACAAGACAATATATAGAAAATATAGAATATTTATTAAATGGAAGAGAATTAGATTATCTAGTGGTAAATCATATGGAGCCTGATCACTGTGGCTCTATTGAAGAGTTGGCTTTTAGATATCCAAATATGAAGATAATTTCTTCTGAAAAAGGTTTTATGTTCATGCGACAGTTTGGCTATAAAAGCATTTCTGGACATAAATTGATTGAAGTTAAAGAAGGAGATACTTATAGTTTCGGAAAACATAAAGTTATGTTTATAGAAGCACCTATGGTGCATTGGCCAGAAGTTTTAGTAACATTTGACACTACAAATGGAGTTCTATTCTCTGCAGATGCTTTTGGTTCATTCAAGACTCTTGACGGAAGATTGTTCAATGATGAAGTAAATTGGGATCGTGATTGGCTAGATGAAGGTCGTCGTTACTTGACAAATATTGTTGGGAAATACGGACCGCATATTCAAGTTTTACTTAAAAAAGCAGCTACAATTTTAGATAAAATTAAAGTTATTTGTCCATTACATGGAGTTGTATGGAGAAATGATTTTGAATACATCATTGATAAATATGATAAATGGAGTAAATATGAACCTGAAGAAAAAGGTATTTTAATTGCCTATGCTTCAATGTATGGAAACACAGAAAATGCTGTTGAAATTTTAGCAGCTAAATTAGCTGAAAAAGGTGTTACGAATGTAAAAATGTTTGATGTATCGAATACTCATGTTTCATACTTGATATCAAATGTATTTAAGTACAGTCATTTAGTTGTTGCAGCTCCTACTTATAATTTGGGAATTTATCCTGTAATGCATAATTTCATAATGGATATGAAAGCATTAAATCTACAAAATAGAACAGTTGCGATAGTTGAAAATGGCTCTTGGGCTAGAAAATCAGGAGATTTATTACAAGAATTTTTTGAAACAGAATTAAAGAATATGAATGTTTTAAATGAAAAAGTAGGAATAACTTCTGCTATGAATAATGTTAATAATGATGAAATGGATGCACTTGTTGATGCATTGGTGGAATCTTTAAAAAAATAA